A genomic stretch from Channa argus isolate prfri chromosome 24, Channa argus male v1.0, whole genome shotgun sequence includes:
- the mmp30 gene encoding matrix metallopeptidase 30 yields MMEGALAVKTVIIVVIGALCGAVPTISPSQEELSKAQEYLSQFFSDVGVSAPNSVWRSSLDSFEDTLRKMQQFFGLTVTGQLDSNTLEVMARPRCGFTDVSRYGHFDGRPKWDKPLVTYRIVDYTPDLSQSDVDATISKALKVYSDVVPLTFKQIDSGTADIMITFKSQDHGDFSPFDGQGGVLAHAFSPGEGIGGDTHFDEDETWTLTSAGTNLFLVAAHELGHALGLAHSQVQTALMYPTYHYVNTEGYKLPDDDTQGVQAIYGHRVNPTTEPDPNPTEKPVPKPQPRPEPNPQPTPQPPPDRCNSNLIFDAATPIQRHLYFFKDGHFWKRRSSWHGITIRTIQSVWPGIRKVDAAYEYKKSNTVIFFEGANYWGIRENTILPGYPKPLRDFGFPPSVTKVDAAVHVSFTGKTLLFVNDKYWSYNDRTGRMDAGYPKFIHTELPGIGNKVDAAFENKGYLYFSHGTTQTEYKYQLRRAVRTLLNTGWMDCN; encoded by the exons gagtATCTGTCTCAGTTTTTCTCTGATGTGGGGGTCAGTGCCCCGAATAGTGTTTGGCGCAGCTCACTTGATTCCTTCGAAGACACTCTCAGAAAAATGCAGCAGTTTTTTGGCCTAACGGTGACAGGCCAACTGGACTCCAACACCCTGGAAGTGATGGCTCGTCCTCGCTGTGGTTTCACAGACGTGAGCAGATACGGCCACTTTGACGGTCGACCTAAGTGGGACAAGCCTTTAGTCACATACAG GATCGTTGACTACACACCAGACCTAAGTCAAAGTGATGTGGATGCCACGATATCCAAGGCCCTGAAAGTCTACAGTGATGTTGTTCCTCTGACTTTCAAGCAGATTGACAGTGGCACTGCTGATATTATGATCACATTCAAGTCCCAAG ACCACGGAGATTTCTCTCCATTCGATGGGCAGGGTGGTGTCTTGGCCCATGCGTTCTCCCCTGGAGAAGGCATTGGAGGTGACACCCACTTTGATGAAGATGAAACCTGGACTCTAACCTCAGCAG gtaCCAACCTGTTCTTGGTGGCAGCCCATGAGTTAGGACATGCACTTGGACTAGCTCACTCCCAGGTCCAGACAGCACTGATGTATCCCACCTACCATTATGTGAACACAGAGGGATACAAACTGCCAGATGATGACACACAGGGAGTACAAGCAATCTATG GACATAGAGTCAACCCAACAACTGAACCTGACCCAAATCCTACTGAAAAGCCTGTGCCAAAACCACAGCCAAGGCCTGAACCAAATCCTCAACCTACACCTCAACCACCTCCAGACAGGTGTAACAGCAACCTGATTTTTGATGCAGCAACCCCCATTCAGAGACATCTTTACTTTTTCAAAGACGG aCATTTCTGGAAGAGACGGAGCTCCTGGCATGGCATCACCATAAGAACAATCCAATCTGTCTGGCCTGGAATCAGAAAGGTTGACGCTGCTTATGAGTATAAAAAAAGCAATACAGTCATTTTCTTTGAAG GGGCTAATTACTGGGGAATCAGAGAAAACACCATCCTGCCTGGTTATCCAAAACCTCTCAGAGACTTTGGCTTCCCTCCATCTGTCACTAAGGTAGATGCTGCTGTTCACGTGTCATTTACAGGAAAAACCCTCCTCTTTGTGAATGACAAATACTGGAG CTACAATGACAGGACAGGCAGAATGGATGCTGGGTACCCCAAATTTATTCACACAGAGCTCCCTGGCATTGGCAACAAAGTGGATGCTGCATTTGAGAACAAAG GTTACCTATACTTTTCACATGGAACCACACAGACAGAGTACAAGTACCAACTGAGAAGAGCTGTTCGCACTCTGCTAAAcactggatggatggattgcAACTAA
- the acat1 gene encoding acetyl-CoA acetyltransferase, mitochondrial isoform X2, which produces MGNVLQAGEGQAPTRQALLGAGLTLGTPATTINKVCASGMKSIMMAAQSLMCGHQDVMVAGGMESMSNVPYVMARETPTYGGVRMEDLIVKDGLTDVYNKFHMGNCAENTAKNYNITREEQDTYAISSYSRSKVAFESGVLAKEIIPVSIPQKGKPDVVVSEDEEWRRVDFSKVPKLKAVFQKENGTVTAANASTLNDGAAALVLMTADAAKRLNVTPLARIISFADAAVAPIDFPIAPAYAVPKVLDAAGLKKEDITMWEINEAFSVVVLANIKMLDIDPAKVNVNGGAVSLGHPIGMSGARIVGHMVHNLKSGQYGLAGICNGGGGASSILIQKL; this is translated from the exons ATGGGCAATGTACTTCAAGCAGGTGAAGGACAAGCCCCCACAAGACAAGCTTTGCTTGGAGCAG GCTTGACTCTCGGCACTCCAGCAACAACCATCAACAAAGTCTGTGCTTCTGGAATGAAGTCAATCATGATGGCAGCCCAGAGTCTAATGTGTGGACACCAG GATGTGATGGTGGCAGGAGGCATGGAGAGCATGTCCAATGTACCTTATGTGATGGCCAGAGAGACCCCAACCTATGGTGGAGTGAGGATGGAAGATCTCATTGTCAAGGATGGACTCACTGATGTCTACAACAAATTCCACATG GGAAACTGTGCCGAGAACACAGCCAAGAACTACAACATCACCAGAGAGGAACAAGACACCTATGCTATCAGCTCATACAGCCGCAGTAAAGTGGCGTTTGAGTCCGGTGTGCTAGCCAAGGAGATTATACCAGTTAGCATTCCTCAGAAAG gCAAACCTGATGTGGTTGTATCTGAAGATGAGGAATGGAGGAGAGTCGATTTTAGCAAAGTCCCCAAACTGAAGGCAGTGTTCCAGAAAGAAAATG GCACAGTTACAGCAGCCAATGCCAGCACACTAAATGATGGAGCCGCTGCTCTTGTTTTAATGACGGCAGATGCTGCAAAGAGACTCAACGTAACCCCACTGGCAAGAATTATCT cTTTTGCTGATGCAGCAGTTGCACCAATTGATTTCCCAATTGCTCCTGCATATGCTGTTCCAAAG gTGCTGGATGCAGCAGGGTTGAAGAAGGAAGACATCACCATGTGGGAGATCAATGAGGCCTTCAGTGTAGTCGTCCTGGCCAACATCAAAATGTTGGACATTGACCCAGCTAAAGTCAACGTCAACGGTGGTGCTGTGTCACTGGGTCATCCAATTGG GATGTCTGGTGCGAGAATTGTGGGTCACATGGTGCACAACCTGAAGTCAGGTCAGTACGGACTGGCAGGCATCTGCAATGGAGGTGGAGGAGCTTCATCTATTCTGATCCAAAAGTTGTAG
- the acat1 gene encoding acetyl-CoA acetyltransferase, mitochondrial isoform X1 — MSSSRLLNMHSQICKHLAHKYLSRTYTSRPSLNEVVIVSAVRTPLGSFKGSLASVPATKLGSVAIKGAVDKAGIAPEDVKEVYMGNVLQAGEGQAPTRQALLGAGLTLGTPATTINKVCASGMKSIMMAAQSLMCGHQDVMVAGGMESMSNVPYVMARETPTYGGVRMEDLIVKDGLTDVYNKFHMGNCAENTAKNYNITREEQDTYAISSYSRSKVAFESGVLAKEIIPVSIPQKGKPDVVVSEDEEWRRVDFSKVPKLKAVFQKENGTVTAANASTLNDGAAALVLMTADAAKRLNVTPLARIISFADAAVAPIDFPIAPAYAVPKVLDAAGLKKEDITMWEINEAFSVVVLANIKMLDIDPAKVNVNGGAVSLGHPIGMSGARIVGHMVHNLKSGQYGLAGICNGGGGASSILIQKL; from the exons ATGTCATCCAGTAGACTCCTAAACATGCACTCTCAGATTTGTAAACATCTG GCTCACAAGTACCTCTCACGAACCTACACATCTCGCCCCTCTCTCAAT GAAGTTGTTATTGTCAGTGCAGTCCGCACGCCACTGGGCTCATTCAAAGGCAGCCTTGCATCAGTCCCAGCAACTAAATTGGGTTCAGTCGCCATCAAGGGAGCTGTAGACAAAGCAG GAATTGCTCCAGAAGATGTGAAGGAGGTCTATATGGGCAATGTACTTCAAGCAGGTGAAGGACAAGCCCCCACAAGACAAGCTTTGCTTGGAGCAG GCTTGACTCTCGGCACTCCAGCAACAACCATCAACAAAGTCTGTGCTTCTGGAATGAAGTCAATCATGATGGCAGCCCAGAGTCTAATGTGTGGACACCAG GATGTGATGGTGGCAGGAGGCATGGAGAGCATGTCCAATGTACCTTATGTGATGGCCAGAGAGACCCCAACCTATGGTGGAGTGAGGATGGAAGATCTCATTGTCAAGGATGGACTCACTGATGTCTACAACAAATTCCACATG GGAAACTGTGCCGAGAACACAGCCAAGAACTACAACATCACCAGAGAGGAACAAGACACCTATGCTATCAGCTCATACAGCCGCAGTAAAGTGGCGTTTGAGTCCGGTGTGCTAGCCAAGGAGATTATACCAGTTAGCATTCCTCAGAAAG gCAAACCTGATGTGGTTGTATCTGAAGATGAGGAATGGAGGAGAGTCGATTTTAGCAAAGTCCCCAAACTGAAGGCAGTGTTCCAGAAAGAAAATG GCACAGTTACAGCAGCCAATGCCAGCACACTAAATGATGGAGCCGCTGCTCTTGTTTTAATGACGGCAGATGCTGCAAAGAGACTCAACGTAACCCCACTGGCAAGAATTATCT cTTTTGCTGATGCAGCAGTTGCACCAATTGATTTCCCAATTGCTCCTGCATATGCTGTTCCAAAG gTGCTGGATGCAGCAGGGTTGAAGAAGGAAGACATCACCATGTGGGAGATCAATGAGGCCTTCAGTGTAGTCGTCCTGGCCAACATCAAAATGTTGGACATTGACCCAGCTAAAGTCAACGTCAACGGTGGTGCTGTGTCACTGGGTCATCCAATTGG GATGTCTGGTGCGAGAATTGTGGGTCACATGGTGCACAACCTGAAGTCAGGTCAGTACGGACTGGCAGGCATCTGCAATGGAGGTGGAGGAGCTTCATCTATTCTGATCCAAAAGTTGTAG